A stretch of Gemmatimonas aurantiaca T-27 DNA encodes these proteins:
- a CDS encoding ECF-type sigma factor, with the protein MSTGNTPPFGTADADLPFDKDALDAALPFVYDELRALAQQYLHAERPDHTLQPTALVNEAYIRLTSQRQVNWGNRAQFLGIAAQMMRRILVNHAVARNAERRGGQLTHVTLDEAVSWSGERDLDLLELDEALARLAQLDPRQARMVELRFFAGLSIEDTATVLSLSPATIKREWTVAKAWLRRELTRR; encoded by the coding sequence ATGTCCACCGGCAACACGCCGCCATTCGGCACTGCGGACGCCGATCTCCCGTTCGACAAGGACGCGCTGGATGCCGCGCTGCCGTTCGTCTATGACGAGCTGCGCGCGCTGGCGCAGCAGTACCTGCACGCGGAGCGCCCCGACCACACGCTGCAGCCCACCGCGCTGGTCAATGAGGCCTACATCCGGTTGACCTCTCAACGACAGGTCAACTGGGGCAACCGCGCGCAGTTTCTGGGCATTGCCGCGCAGATGATGCGGCGCATCCTGGTCAATCACGCCGTGGCACGCAACGCGGAGAGACGCGGCGGCCAGCTCACCCATGTCACCCTCGATGAGGCGGTGTCCTGGTCCGGCGAGCGTGATCTTGATCTGCTCGAACTCGACGAAGCACTCGCCCGTCTCGCCCAACTCGATCCACGTCAGGCGCGCATGGTGGAACTGCGTTTCTTTGCCGGACTGTCCATCGAAGACACGGCCACGGTGCTGTCGCTGTCTCCGGCCACGATCAAGCGTGAGTGGACGGTGGCCAAGGCCTGGCTGCGTCGTGAGCTCACACGGCGCTGA
- a CDS encoding serine/threonine-protein kinase has protein sequence MDWLTDAVIHGKYRIGRSLGEGGMGAVYLAEHIGIGRRVAVKVVHPALLADPTAAERFTREARAAGGLQHRHVVNVTDFGVDTIAGHDVAYLVMEALHGETLEDVLASQGSLRLPQVVDIVTQVASALTAAHARGVVHRDLKPANIFLTPDARGGFHVTLLDFGIAKLRDDTFARHSLPSGDTVGDHGASASNPLATQVGESIGTPAYMSPEQCVGDAVDARSDLYSLGVLVYQMVSGTLPFRGDTMALLHQHFVAEVPALPSSAQVPASVEAVLRRALNKDPDARFQSAASFAAALRAHAMGFGDSMRRALAIFAERMPELSALGLCFALPGVAAALMGLSLAWLPFPLNIMPWIVLFNVALLMSTPLAMASIATVFSDIRERPFHTITWREAARRVSGAGSGGSAMALYGGWLRTAVGAYMRASRESGGGGVKTMLHFVDRYRHGGTRSSAERLRQMATAMPGRAFATMVMAQFAALILLPALAVFTALGAAHVSGISGGARTLLVAVAGGVAFAAALFLQVFIALVDVMLYDLAHDMTGA, from the coding sequence ATGGATTGGCTCACCGACGCTGTGATTCACGGGAAGTACCGCATTGGGCGGTCGCTGGGCGAGGGAGGCATGGGCGCCGTGTACCTGGCCGAACATATCGGCATCGGGCGACGCGTTGCGGTGAAGGTGGTGCACCCCGCGCTGCTGGCCGACCCCACCGCTGCGGAACGTTTCACCCGCGAGGCACGAGCGGCCGGTGGACTGCAACACCGCCACGTGGTGAACGTGACCGACTTCGGTGTCGACACCATCGCCGGTCACGATGTGGCGTACCTCGTCATGGAAGCGTTGCACGGCGAGACGCTCGAAGATGTGTTGGCCAGCCAGGGCTCGCTGCGACTGCCGCAGGTGGTGGATATCGTGACCCAGGTGGCTTCGGCGCTGACGGCCGCACACGCGCGTGGTGTGGTGCACCGCGATCTCAAGCCAGCCAACATCTTTCTCACACCCGATGCACGCGGCGGATTTCACGTCACGCTGCTCGACTTCGGCATCGCGAAGCTGCGTGACGACACCTTTGCCCGGCACAGCCTCCCGTCCGGTGACACGGTAGGGGATCACGGGGCGTCGGCATCGAATCCTCTGGCCACCCAGGTCGGCGAATCGATCGGCACGCCGGCCTACATGTCTCCGGAACAGTGTGTGGGTGATGCCGTCGATGCGCGCAGTGATCTCTACAGTCTTGGCGTACTCGTCTACCAGATGGTCTCTGGTACGCTGCCCTTTCGCGGCGATACGATGGCGCTGCTGCATCAACACTTCGTCGCCGAAGTACCCGCGCTGCCGTCGTCTGCGCAGGTGCCCGCGTCGGTGGAAGCGGTGCTCCGTCGCGCGCTCAACAAAGATCCTGATGCGCGATTTCAGTCGGCCGCGTCGTTCGCCGCCGCCCTGCGCGCGCATGCGATGGGATTCGGTGACAGCATGCGCCGTGCGCTCGCCATCTTTGCCGAACGCATGCCGGAGCTGAGCGCGCTGGGGCTGTGTTTTGCGCTCCCCGGTGTTGCCGCAGCGCTGATGGGACTATCGCTCGCCTGGCTGCCATTCCCGCTCAACATCATGCCATGGATCGTGTTGTTCAACGTGGCACTGCTGATGAGTACTCCGCTGGCGATGGCCAGTATCGCCACGGTATTCAGCGACATCCGCGAACGTCCATTTCACACCATCACCTGGCGTGAGGCGGCGCGGCGTGTATCGGGCGCCGGCTCGGGTGGCAGTGCCATGGCCCTGTACGGTGGCTGGCTCCGCACGGCCGTGGGTGCATACATGCGCGCGAGCCGAGAATCGGGCGGTGGTGGCGTCAAGACCATGCTGCACTTTGTCGATCGCTATCGGCACGGTGGTACACGCAGCAGCGCCGAACGTCTCCGTCAGATGGCCACCGCCATGCCAGGCCGCGCCTTTGCCACCATGGTGATGGCGCAGTTCGCCGCACTGATCCTTCTGCCCGCATTGGCAGTGTTCACCGCGCTTGGAGCGGCCCACGTCAGCGGTATCAGCGGGGGAGCACGTACACTGCTGGTGGCGGTTGCAGGTGGTGTGGCGTTTGCGGCCGCCCTGTTCCTGCAGGTGTTCATCGCATTGGTGGATGTCATGCTCTACGATCTCGCGCACGATATGACCGGTGCGTAG
- a CDS encoding YbhB/YbcL family Raf kinase inhibitor-like protein, which yields MRTIASIVVSGLLVTMPFAAAPLAAQQPAAASPAPAMVLTVQGFADGADIPVKFSQAAPGVAPGEGMSPAINWTNVPAGTQSFVLNMRDLDVARNRTTEDQAHWVVWNIPASSKGMTEGQPKGAQLPDGSYQHSATGLVYRGPGAAATGPKHHYIFEIYALDVKLDVTPGADAFESRTKVFQAMQGHVLGKAVYSGLFRRPAP from the coding sequence GTGAGAACCATTGCATCGATCGTCGTCAGCGGACTTCTGGTGACCATGCCGTTTGCCGCCGCCCCATTGGCCGCGCAGCAACCGGCGGCCGCTTCACCAGCGCCGGCCATGGTGCTCACGGTGCAGGGCTTTGCCGATGGCGCCGACATTCCCGTGAAATTCAGCCAGGCGGCTCCAGGCGTGGCGCCCGGTGAAGGCATGTCCCCCGCGATCAACTGGACCAATGTCCCGGCCGGCACGCAGTCATTTGTGCTGAACATGCGTGACCTCGACGTCGCCCGAAATCGCACCACCGAAGACCAGGCGCACTGGGTGGTCTGGAATATTCCCGCGTCTTCGAAGGGCATGACCGAGGGCCAGCCGAAGGGCGCGCAGTTGCCTGACGGCAGTTATCAGCACAGCGCCACGGGGCTCGTGTATCGTGGACCGGGTGCGGCGGCCACGGGCCCCAAGCATCACTACATCTTCGAGATCTATGCGCTCGATGTGAAGCTCGACGTGACGCCCGGCGCCGACGCCTTCGAGTCGCGCACGAAAGTGTTTCAGGCCATGCAGGGACATGTGCTGGGCAAGGCTGTGTACAGTGGCCTGTTCCGCCGCCCCGCACCGTAA
- a CDS encoding SDR family NAD(P)-dependent oxidoreductase, with product MSQSIAGSVAFVTGANRGLGAALVQSLLSRGAQKVYAAARSLDSLETLVATGEGKVVPVQLDVTDTEAIRAAAALATDTTLLINNAGIVAAAFRPITEAATVDDLRRELDVNAIAPHAITQAFASTLIASTQTSPVSTPRRAAVVNIASVVSFVSFPAAPTYSASKATTHSLTQGWRHTLAPHGVDVLGAYPGPVDTDMGRDLPIDKTPALDVANAILDGIEAGTQEILPDVVALAQGAQYLANPKALEQQVSQQMSQEMATV from the coding sequence ATGTCGCAGTCCATCGCGGGTAGCGTTGCCTTTGTCACTGGTGCCAACCGGGGTCTCGGCGCCGCTCTGGTCCAGAGTCTTCTCTCACGCGGGGCCCAGAAGGTGTATGCCGCGGCCCGTTCGCTCGATTCACTCGAAACGCTGGTGGCCACGGGTGAGGGCAAGGTCGTCCCGGTTCAGCTCGACGTCACCGATACGGAAGCCATTCGCGCGGCTGCGGCGCTGGCCACGGATACCACATTGCTGATCAACAACGCCGGTATCGTGGCGGCCGCGTTCCGTCCGATCACCGAAGCGGCCACGGTAGACGATCTGCGTCGTGAGTTGGATGTGAATGCGATCGCGCCCCATGCGATCACGCAGGCCTTTGCCTCGACGCTCATTGCGTCGACGCAGACATCCCCTGTCAGCACACCGCGCCGGGCTGCCGTGGTGAACATCGCCTCGGTGGTGAGCTTCGTGAGCTTCCCGGCGGCGCCCACCTACAGTGCCAGCAAGGCCACCACACATTCATTGACCCAGGGCTGGCGTCATACGCTTGCGCCGCATGGCGTCGATGTACTCGGTGCATACCCGGGCCCGGTCGACACCGATATGGGACGTGATCTGCCGATCGACAAAACCCCCGCGCTCGATGTGGCGAATGCGATTCTCGACGGTATCGAGGCCGGCACGCAGGAAATTCTTCCCGATGTGGTCGCGCTGGCGCAGGGCGCGCAGTATCTCGCCAACCCGAAGGCCCTGGAGCAGCAGGTGTCACAGCAGATGTCGCAGGAAATGGCGACGGTGTAA
- a CDS encoding alpha/beta fold hydrolase, which yields MLPHDPQVIETAAGPVESFVIEATSDAGALPVLALHGGMGGHDQAFLLAQAALPDWRRHRVIAPSRAGYFGTPLAGGATPEAQAERHVALLDVLGVKRALVIAVSAGGPSALHFVLRHPERCAGLVLVSACTGTLEPPARMRTRLPQMQRMARYPWLMAPMRWRATMSPESVAKRSISDAALRRATLADPIAGSLLRQLQVDTLTRVDQRMAGTINDMEQCARLGAIPVDGLTVPVLVVHGVDDPVVPFAHGERVAQDAPSADLVALHGGGHVCLFTHVRVVRVAVAGLLERVGS from the coding sequence ATGTTGCCCCATGACCCTCAGGTGATCGAGACCGCCGCTGGCCCGGTCGAGTCTTTCGTGATCGAAGCGACGAGCGACGCCGGTGCCCTGCCGGTGCTGGCGCTGCACGGCGGTATGGGCGGTCACGATCAAGCCTTTCTGCTGGCCCAAGCCGCACTGCCCGACTGGCGACGGCATCGTGTCATCGCGCCCTCTCGCGCCGGATACTTCGGCACGCCGCTGGCCGGTGGCGCCACGCCAGAGGCGCAGGCCGAGCGTCATGTGGCTCTGTTGGACGTGTTGGGGGTGAAGCGTGCGCTGGTGATCGCGGTGTCGGCGGGCGGTCCCAGTGCATTGCATTTTGTGCTGCGCCATCCCGAGCGCTGTGCGGGGCTGGTGCTGGTGTCGGCGTGCACGGGCACACTGGAACCACCGGCGCGCATGCGGACGCGCTTGCCGCAGATGCAGCGCATGGCGCGATACCCGTGGCTCATGGCCCCGATGCGATGGCGCGCCACGATGAGCCCCGAGTCGGTGGCCAAACGATCCATTTCCGATGCGGCATTGCGTCGGGCGACGTTGGCCGATCCGATCGCAGGGTCACTGCTGCGGCAACTGCAGGTGGATACACTGACGCGCGTGGATCAGCGCATGGCTGGCACGATCAATGACATGGAGCAATGTGCGCGGCTTGGCGCCATTCCGGTGGATGGTCTCACCGTGCCCGTATTGGTGGTGCACGGTGTGGACGACCCGGTGGTGCCTTTTGCGCATGGCGAGCGCGTTGCACAGGACGCGCCGAGTGCGGATCTGGTGGCCCTGCATGGCGGGGGACATGTGTGTCTGTTCACTCATGTCCGAGTGGTGCGTGTTGCGGTGGCGGGATTGCTGGAGCGCGTGGGCAGTTGA
- a CDS encoding PadR family transcriptional regulator has product MPTPKTPKQDLPRRELPNGTLEMLILKTISVGTMHGYGIAQHIQRVTDGVLSAEQGSLYPALERLLNKGHATAKWAQTSTGRQARIYTITASGRKQLAARMADYEQVSLAIERLLQA; this is encoded by the coding sequence ATGCCCACCCCGAAAACGCCAAAGCAGGATCTGCCCCGGCGGGAGTTGCCCAACGGGACGCTGGAGATGCTGATCCTCAAGACCATCTCGGTCGGCACCATGCACGGGTATGGGATCGCCCAGCACATCCAGCGGGTCACCGATGGTGTGTTGTCGGCGGAGCAGGGCTCGCTCTATCCGGCCCTCGAACGTCTGCTCAACAAGGGACATGCCACGGCGAAGTGGGCACAGACCTCCACCGGTCGACAGGCCCGCATCTACACCATCACCGCCAGCGGACGCAAACAGCTCGCGGCGCGGATGGCTGACTATGAACAGGTATCGCTCGCCATCGAGCGGCTGTTGCAGGCCTGA
- a CDS encoding TetR/AcrR family transcriptional regulator — protein MARPRQFDEDQVIDQVTRTFWERGYANTSIADLETATGLGRQSLYCAFGDKHALFVRALERYATLGERHMPVTAFSSAAPLEQLRCMLRATIDTATAPDAPGACLMVQAMTEFGTTDAEVLARCRANSTRIETWVGRLIEQAAAVGALAPGLTPATVTTLVMAQHFGIPILARSGVPAAQLQSSVDLLLQQITS, from the coding sequence ATGGCTCGCCCGCGACAGTTCGACGAGGATCAGGTGATCGACCAGGTGACCCGCACCTTCTGGGAGCGTGGGTACGCCAACACGTCCATCGCCGACCTCGAGACGGCCACGGGCCTCGGCCGACAGAGCCTGTACTGCGCATTCGGCGACAAACACGCGCTGTTCGTCCGAGCGCTGGAACGCTACGCCACACTCGGTGAGCGGCACATGCCGGTCACCGCGTTCAGCAGTGCCGCTCCCCTGGAGCAGCTCCGCTGCATGCTGCGCGCGACCATCGACACCGCCACAGCGCCCGATGCGCCCGGCGCCTGTCTGATGGTGCAGGCCATGACGGAATTCGGCACCACTGATGCCGAGGTTCTCGCCCGTTGCCGTGCGAACAGTACGCGGATCGAGACGTGGGTTGGCCGGCTCATCGAACAGGCCGCCGCGGTAGGTGCACTCGCGCCCGGACTGACCCCGGCCACCGTGACCACGTTGGTCATGGCACAGCACTTCGGAATTCCCATTCTGGCACGTTCCGGTGTGCCGGCCGCACAACTGCAGTCGAGTGTAGACCTGCTGTTGCAACAAATCACGAGCTGA
- a CDS encoding ADOP family duplicated permease: protein MSIFDGWRHRLHVLLNRSAYDEELARERAFHLSLEEMHQRADGHAPPEARAAARRRFGNHSTHAAAQRQLAPLHALSQVVQDVQFTLRQLRRAPMLVAGVIGTFAIGIGVSTAIFDLLDRTMLRPPALLAHADQMHRVVFTGGDYGQPYPGTDYRTFLDLEHGTSSFAQMATYWSSSGTVLGTGADAEEQPVAAFSAAFWSMFTMRPVLGRFFRVDEDQPPAGERVVVLSHAFWQTHYGGRSDVLGTMLQVGTTSYQIIGVAPPSFRALSRGAAPAVFVPLSTVGATVMGPDDPGRWARSYGGGWLTIVARRKPSVSTEQATSDLTQAYFKSRAQSMQELSRTPAVNEVPARAIAAHMLPERGPQRSRNGNIVVWLAGVGVVILLIACANVAHLLVVHADRRVHEFAVRSALGVSRWRLAQQLLTESLVLSLAGGVVGSVMAAWSGNLLRRLVLGVPRDGTGPLVDWRVMMAAGGLALAAGVLAGCYPAWTALTRPVAVGLKAGARAGSRESLFTRRVLLGLQAALSVMLLVGALLFVHSMRRVQALPLGYDVAHLLYLRPQERAVSLSVDEREALLTRLMDAARTIPGVMQVSRMSSVPFWNARSPRVFRSSGDSLPRDWRVVQQAASPGYFAAMGTPLLRGRGILESDQTGSEPVVVVSDSLAARMWPGRDAIGECLRAGSADAPCARVVGVAAAIRRDGLLEDAGNQYYIPATQARRGDGGIVVRVSGDAAANAEQVRRALQPLLPADSYVTPLPLAQVVDPLLRSWRVSALLFTTLGVLALVLACGGLSAIIAYDVTRRAHELAVRLALGARNQAIVRLVFMDTMRISVLGVGIGVALTILLAPYLQSQLFETPARDVRAILIAAITLLVAAAVAAWVPAMRAAHIPPARALREG, encoded by the coding sequence ATGTCCATTTTCGACGGATGGCGTCATCGACTGCATGTGCTGCTCAACCGCTCGGCCTACGATGAAGAGCTCGCCCGCGAACGAGCATTCCACCTCTCCCTCGAGGAGATGCATCAGCGGGCCGATGGTCATGCACCACCCGAGGCTCGTGCTGCAGCGCGCCGGCGATTCGGCAATCACAGCACACATGCCGCCGCGCAACGCCAGCTCGCGCCACTGCATGCGCTGAGCCAGGTCGTGCAGGACGTGCAATTCACCCTGCGACAATTGCGTCGTGCTCCCATGCTCGTTGCGGGCGTGATCGGCACATTTGCCATTGGGATCGGTGTCTCCACCGCCATCTTCGATCTGCTGGATCGCACCATGCTGCGGCCACCAGCACTGCTGGCGCACGCCGATCAGATGCATCGCGTGGTGTTTACCGGTGGTGACTACGGGCAACCCTACCCGGGCACCGACTACCGCACCTTTCTCGATCTCGAGCACGGCACCTCCAGCTTTGCGCAGATGGCGACGTACTGGTCGAGCAGCGGCACGGTGCTCGGCACCGGAGCTGACGCCGAGGAGCAGCCCGTCGCGGCGTTCAGTGCGGCATTCTGGTCGATGTTCACCATGCGACCGGTGCTGGGCCGCTTCTTCCGCGTCGACGAAGACCAACCGCCCGCTGGCGAACGTGTGGTGGTGCTGTCTCATGCGTTCTGGCAGACACATTATGGCGGCCGCTCCGATGTGCTGGGCACCATGCTGCAAGTCGGTACCACGAGCTATCAGATCATCGGCGTGGCACCGCCCTCTTTCCGCGCGCTGTCTCGCGGCGCCGCGCCCGCGGTGTTTGTGCCACTCAGTACGGTGGGCGCCACCGTGATGGGCCCTGACGATCCGGGGCGCTGGGCCCGCAGCTATGGCGGTGGATGGTTGACCATCGTGGCGCGTCGCAAGCCGTCGGTGAGCACGGAGCAGGCTACCTCCGACTTGACACAGGCGTACTTCAAGAGCCGCGCACAATCGATGCAGGAGCTGTCGCGCACGCCGGCTGTCAATGAAGTACCAGCGCGTGCCATCGCGGCGCACATGCTGCCCGAGCGCGGTCCACAACGCTCGCGCAATGGCAACATCGTGGTGTGGTTGGCCGGCGTCGGTGTGGTCATCCTGCTCATTGCCTGCGCGAATGTGGCGCACCTGCTGGTGGTACATGCCGATCGACGAGTGCACGAATTTGCCGTGCGCAGTGCGCTGGGAGTGTCACGTTGGCGACTCGCCCAGCAATTGCTCACCGAGAGCCTCGTATTGTCGCTCGCCGGTGGTGTGGTGGGCAGCGTGATGGCCGCGTGGTCCGGCAACCTGCTGCGTCGTCTCGTACTTGGTGTGCCCCGTGATGGCACGGGTCCGTTGGTCGACTGGCGTGTGATGATGGCGGCCGGCGGACTTGCGCTGGCAGCAGGAGTGCTGGCGGGGTGTTATCCCGCATGGACGGCGCTCACGCGTCCTGTGGCGGTGGGCCTCAAGGCCGGCGCCCGAGCAGGCAGTCGTGAGTCGTTGTTCACACGACGCGTGTTGCTGGGCCTGCAGGCTGCGTTGTCGGTGATGCTGCTGGTGGGTGCCTTGCTCTTCGTGCACAGCATGCGACGGGTGCAGGCCTTGCCGCTGGGCTACGATGTCGCGCATTTGCTGTATCTGCGCCCACAGGAACGTGCGGTATCGCTCTCTGTCGATGAACGGGAGGCGCTGCTCACGCGCCTGATGGATGCCGCGCGCACCATTCCCGGCGTCATGCAGGTGTCGCGGATGTCGAGCGTGCCGTTCTGGAATGCGCGCTCACCGCGGGTATTTCGCAGTAGTGGAGATTCGCTCCCACGCGACTGGCGTGTGGTGCAACAGGCCGCGAGCCCCGGGTATTTCGCTGCCATGGGCACCCCGTTGTTGCGTGGTCGTGGCATCCTGGAGAGTGATCAGACGGGCAGTGAGCCCGTGGTGGTCGTGAGTGATTCTCTGGCAGCACGCATGTGGCCTGGACGTGATGCCATTGGCGAATGTCTGCGTGCCGGCTCCGCAGATGCGCCGTGCGCCCGCGTGGTGGGTGTGGCCGCCGCCATCCGTCGTGATGGCCTGCTCGAAGATGCGGGCAATCAGTACTACATCCCGGCCACGCAGGCACGTCGTGGTGATGGTGGCATCGTGGTACGTGTCTCGGGAGATGCCGCGGCAAACGCCGAGCAGGTGCGCCGCGCGCTGCAGCCCCTGTTGCCGGCTGACAGCTATGTCACACCACTGCCGCTCGCGCAGGTGGTGGACCCGTTGTTGCGCTCCTGGCGGGTGAGTGCGCTGCTCTTTACCACACTGGGAGTGCTGGCGCTGGTATTGGCTTGTGGCGGGTTGTCGGCAATCATCGCGTACGACGTGACCCGCCGCGCGCACGAGCTGGCGGTGCGTCTGGCATTGGGCGCGCGCAATCAGGCTATCGTGCGACTGGTGTTCATGGACACCATGCGCATCAGCGTACTGGGCGTGGGCATTGGCGTGGCACTGACCATTCTGCTTGCACCATACCTGCAGTCACAACTGTTCGAGACACCGGCCCGCGATGTACGAGCCATTCTCATCGCCGCCATCACCTTGCTGGTTGCCGCGGCTGTTGCCGCCTGGGTGCCGGCCATGCGCGCAGCCCACATTCCACCAGCGCGTGCGCTACGGGAGGGCTGA